Below is a genomic region from Virgibacillus dokdonensis.
GTGCTCTGGCATGTTACTACAGAGCAAACAGAAAAGGATGTTCGTGCTATTTTGACACACCATAGTCCTGATGGAGATAATGGTTATCCTGGCAATGTGAAAGTGACGATCAGCTATATTTTGACAAATGAAAATACGTTTACGATAGATTATAAAGCGACAACGGATCAAGCTACTCCTATCGCCTTAACGAATCATAGCTACTTCAACTTGCGAGGAAGTAAAGGCGAAACAGTGAAGCAGCATTATGCTAAAATGAAGAGCGATATTTGCTTGGAATTAAACAAAGACCTCATTCCAACAGGGCGCTTTATTACAAACGCACATGCTTTTAATTTTCAATCTTACCAGCAATTATGTACAGGCATGAATGCCAACCATGAACAAAACAGCATCGCCGGTAATGGGTATGACCATTATTTTTGTTTCGCGAAAGAAAAAGATAAGCAAGCATGCTTACTCGATAAAAAAACAGGCAGAACACTTCACGTTACAACCAATCAACCTGGCATGATTTTATACACTGGTAACTATTTACATGAATCACATAAACAAATACAAACAACATTTTCTCGTTACCAAGGAGTGTGTTTGGAAACACAGGGTTCTCCAGTTGCACTTATCTACAAACACTTACCAAGTATTATGTTAGAGCCGAATGAAATCTATCATCAAACAACTGCTTTTTCCTTTGGAATAAAGGGTTAAAAGGCTACTTTTAGAAAAACTTGGCTATGTCGATTGAACACCGTCGTTTAACCCATAAAATTTTATATACCAATGATGCCTAGGTTTCAAGCATCATTGGTTGTCTTCATGAAGATTGATATTAAAATGATAAAACCAGAACATAAATAATGACCTACTATAAATCTTTTATGGACTTTCATTTTCGGGGTAATCTTACTAGATAATTTTATCTACAATACTTATTTATCTTCATATTTTATTTCATGCCTATGACAAAAATCAATCGCGATTTCCTTTAAACGGTTATGATGATAGTCATACCAATCGTCTTCTAGGTCTAATGCGATTATTTTATCTTTAAACCTACGAAAAGCGCCCTTCCCTCGTATCGCCGTTAACAATTGCTGTTGATGTCGCTCATTTTTTACTGCTAGACAAAAATCTTCCATAATGTCGTATTCATTCATATCATATTTACTCGGAATGGTTTGATATTTCTCAAAAGAAAAAACAATATCTTCTGCCAATTTCAACTGTTTTTGTTCCCACGATGGTAAATGATCACCCTTTTCGCCATCTTCTGCCATACTTAAAAACTCTCTCATGATGTATACGATTTCCCCTGTTTTCTTATTCACAAATCCATTTGAATCATCAGATTGCATATCCATCTCGTCGATTAAATCGGATAGTTTTAGAGCTTGGCTCATCCTTATTCCCTCTATTCTATAAAATAATTTTTCCCTCTTGTGGGTTCTTCACCCGTTACAGCCTCATGTGTCTTATCGTCAAATTTTTATGACGAAAAACGCCATCGTTTTACTTCTACTATAAATGCTTGAAATTTACACATTTCTCCATCCTAGAAAGTTAAAAATAAATTTCTTTCGTCAATGAAGGATCTCACGCAAATCGAAGCAACGCGTTATATTTAAGAGCTATGTTTCATCTTGTAATAATGCTACAAAATGAGCAATAATTTTTGCGGTTAAACCCCAAATCACTCTATCCTCGTAATAGTAAAATAATTCCTCCATTTTCGGTGTGCTCCAATTGTAATCTCTTCCCCCCTGAATATCATGATAAGGAAAATTCTCTTCCGGTATCACTTTAAAACTCACTTGATAAGCTTTTGGTTTCGTATCAAGGAAAAAACGTAAAGGTACCGAAAATACTTCTGCCACCTCTGCAGAGTTAGGATTAATGGTTTCTATATTCTCGACAGTCCCAGTAAAAGGAAATACAATCCTTCCAAAATCAGATACAATATAGTCTAAAGGAATTACATTACGAATTTGCGTTTGCTCTATCCCCAATTCTTCCGATGTTTCCCGTAAGGCACAATGCAACTCATCTTTGTCACTTTGTTCCACCCGCCCACCTGGAAAGCAAACATCTCCTGGTTGACTCCGCATATGCTTCGAACGAACTTCAAAAAGCAGATGGGTTTCATTATTTACTGCAATCAATGGGATAAGAACTGCAAATTCACGAAAATGCTCCCTCCCTAGGATGGTCGGTTTTCGATGTTGCAATCGTTCAATAACTTCTGCTGTATTCATTATGTCACCCCTAACCAGCTACCTATACATATTATATAACACTTGTAGTTAAGTTGAAATCAAACCAAAACGATTAGGTAGAATGACCCAGAAGTCTTCCCTTATTATTAATAGAGCGAAAGATCCTCTAAAAGAACCACTCTAAAGCGTTTAGCAAAACTTGCTTATTGTCAATTATTGATGTCGAAAATTATACGATGAACTTCCACATTTTACTATACCTTTATGTATTGTGCATGACTCATATTGGTTAACCATAAATCCCTTCGTTCAAACAATGATTCATAGAATAAAAAAAACACTTCTTCTAGCTAAATGATGATCGTATATGGACACACGATCCAGCACTGAATATAATCTTTTTGTTTTCCAATAATGCTATTCACTATATCGTCACAAACTTTGCGAAAACTACATGGACCATTTATGAGGAAGCGCTTATAACAAGAATCCTATAACATAACACGCTTCACTTTTTTAAAAATTTAATCCTTTTTCTTCCATTTATAAATAGTTGTTTATAACAGGTATTGTAAATATGTCGATATTTCCCGGGAAATGGGAAAGAAATACGGCTTAAAAAAGACAAATAGTTATGAACGAAACGTGGAATCAAATGATGTAGGAGAGCTTCGATATGAGGCAATGCCTTAGTAGGAAAGGACTTTTACTGGTGCGATTAACCATCTGTAATTACGAAGTCAACTTGTTGACCCCCCTTTGTTTGTTGCATGCATGGTAGAAAAACTTGGCTTATCGCCAATTATTTAAGTCGAAAGTGTTCATGTTGATACGATAAGCCTTAAACTCTTTTGCTTTTCTATCGTGCAAGCAGTACTATTGGCTCATTTTTTTAGGCAATTCGTAAATGGAGGCAATTAAAATATTCAACTTGCCTTCTATACGATGAAGCAGATAAAAGGTCACTGCCATCGGAAATCCAACTTCGGTTATAAATGCTATCCACATATCCATATGCCATGCCTCCTTTCTCCTAAAATCTGTCTACTTTAAATAAATATTCGTTAATATACATACCCTGTTATTAACAGCACACGTTTTCATACTGGAAAACCACTACTAAAAATTGATAGCTGTGTAGTTTATACATTTTTTTCACAACACTCGCCTGAATTAAATTTAAATTTCACTTACTAGCAAGTTTCTCTTATCCCACTGATTGTTACGTAAATTCATCGGCGATTTACATGATGTTATTTGCCACTGAGACTTGTCAAGCACTTGCACTTCCAACTCTTAAAGTGAGATTCTTATACCATCTTATATCCAGACCCCGCCTTAGAATAAAACAATAGTTTATTTCATGTAAATTTGAAATGTAAAGCAAACGACCAGCAGATGACTACTGGTCGCATACGTTTACCTAATTGTTATTGCATATCTACTTCTTCAACAATTCTCTCCACGATTCTTGCGCTTTTTTTAGCAACTAAATCTCCTCCACTAGAAGTGAAAGCATTTTGTTGCAAGATTTCATCCATAGCTGCGTTAACAGCTGCAGTATCAACTGGCTCCACTGGCTGATCAATGGAATAATTGACTGTTTTACCATCTTGGTTCGTAAATTTTAATTCGAGCTTCTTCATCTTTTTCCCTCCCTTCCTTTTCGTTTTATTCATTTACTCCTCGACAATGTTTGAGCTATCCTTACGCTCAATCGATAGCAATGACAGCTTTTGTAAACCAACAATTGCTTGGGCAACTGTATACAGTTGCTCAGGCGTAGCAGTCGTTTTCACATTATTGAAGCTTTTAGCCTTTGTGAGTTGCTTCCCGCTATTTCCATCGATACCATTGTCAAATTCCAATCTAAGAGACGAATCCGTCAAAGTTGCAATAGCCATGTTTATCACCTCCTTCACACCTATAATCGATAGAAGTCGTTTGGAGGTAGTGAAATGAATTTTGTAGTTTTTTGTTCGATGAAATTAGCTAGCAATTGTATGTAAGGAAGTATTTAATTTATCGTTTCATTATGAAATAAAACCATATTTTGTACTAAAAAATTTGGCAGTTTATGTCTTTACATTTAGGGTACACTATTCATTAAGCCACTCCTCTTGTATCAAAAGTGACCTACCTTTCAATATTGTAATGTAAATGTAATTTACGCCAAGTACATATAGTAGTAAAATGAAAGATAGTATGTTTAATGAGGTGTAAATATGTCGAAAAATAGTGAAAATATATCTCGAGTAAAAAATAAAAAACCGAAAAGCCGCAAAAAAATCTTCTTCTTTATCATCATTCCCCTAAGTATATTGCTAATAACAACCGTTTCCTACGGTGCTCATGTCTATAATACAGCACAAGAAGCAGCCGACGACTCATTTGAAAAAATTGGTAGGGACGGAGAAAAATCCGCTTTAAGAGATGAAACTGTTACTCCAGTAGAAGACAACGTCTCTGTACTTATTATTGGGGTGGATGATAGCGAAACTCGTAAAGAAAACAATAGCAGATCCGATACACTGATGCTTGCAACCTTTAATAAAGAAGAAAAAGATGTAAACATAGTAAGCATTCCAAGAGATTCTTATGTAAATGTCCCTGGATATGGATATACAAAAATTAATCACGCCCATGCATATGGAGGACATAGGAAATCCATTGAAACGGTAGAGAATTTTTTAAATGTACCTGTTGATTATTTTGTCAAACTAAATTTCGAAGCTTTTATTGAAATGGTTGATACCATCGGTGGGATTGAATTTGATGTACCGTTTGAAATGAGTGAGCTTGATTCTGACGATAATCAAGACGCTATACATTTAATGCCAGGTTATCAAAAATTAAATGGTGAAGAAGCTTTAGCATTAGCGCGAACAAGAAAATATGATAGTGATTTTGAAAGAGGAAAACGGCAGCAGGAAATTATCCAAACAATTATGAAGGAAACTGCATCGGCTTCTTCCGTACTAAAGCTTGATGACCTTATTACTTCAGTAGGCGATAATATGAATACAAACCTAACTTTCAATGAGATGAAAAGTTTTCTTAGCTATGGTTTAAACACAAATTTAACGATAAACTCAATAACAATGGACGGTGAAGGCGGTAAAATGGACGACGGCCTTTGGTATTATCAAGTAGATGAACAAAGTAGAAGTGAGGTTGAGAACGAGTTGCGTGAGCATTTAGACCTACCTGTATCTACTGTTCAAAAATGATGTGATTTGCAATAAGATTACCAAACTTGTACTTTTTAAAGAAATATCAAATTTTTATTCTTGTAAAACAAAAATTTGATTTAAACGACTTGACCTTTTTATTTTTTCCGCACCTTGACGAAAACACACCTCAAATCTTATACACCTAAGAATTAAAGGGAATACTTTTTCTCAACATGCATTTTAGGAAAACGTAATGATTTTTTCACTTTTTACTATCTTCCAGTTTAAATTACTCAAAAATAAGATTGGGCAAAAGTTATTCTCTTTTTTATTATGAATCACGTACAGCATCGTATTAAGCTATATATTTTTATCACTAACTTCTACTGTTCACACTTTCTTATTTACGGATGTAATGATTCATAGTAGAATTAAATTTAGTTTATAATTAACTATAAGATATAAAGCATTATAATTAGCATTCACTCAATATATTTAAGGATGGTCCTGCAATGGATAATAAAAACCAAAGAAGAGTAGTCGTACGTAAAAAAAGGAAACTTAAGAAAAGAGCATATTTTATATTAGTTCCGTTGTTACTTGCTTTTGTTGGTGTAGCAGTTTATGCAACATATTTATATACCAAAGCGGATAGTGTTCTTTCTGAATCATATGAAGATGATGGAATAGAAAAATCAGAGCTTAGAGAATCAAAAGTTGATCCATCTGTAGATAATGTTTCTATTCTGATAATGGGAGTAGATTCCAGCGATATTCGAAAAAATGCGGACAATGCAAGAACAGATACTTTGATGGTAGCTACGCTAAATAAGGATGATAAAAGTGTGAAACTATTAAGTATTCCACGTGATTCTTACGTCTATATTCCTGAGGTTGGATATGAAACAAAAATTAACCATGCGCATGCATATGGTGGGACACAAGCTGCGAGAGATACCGTTGAAAATTTACTAGACATCCCTATTGATTATTACGTAAAGGTTAATTTTGAGGCATTTATTGATGTTGTTAATGCTGTAGACGGCATAAATGTTGAGGTTCCTTATGAGTTAAAAGAACAAAACTCTGCAGACGAAGCTAACGCAATACACTTACTTCCAGGGAAACAGAAATTAGATGGCGAAGAAGCCTTAGCTTTAGCTAGGACAAGAAAATTAGACAATGATATAGAACGCGGAAAACGGCAACAAGATATTATTAAAGCAGTTATTAAAAAAGCTGTATCTTTAGATTCCATTTTAAAATATGATGATATAATAGAAGCCGTGGGAAGTAACATGACCACTAATATGACTTTTAGTGAAATGAAAAGCTTTATTTCCTATGGTACAGAAGGCAAAAACATAAATTTTGAAACAATGACATTGGAGGGACATGATTACCAACCAAGCGGTTCATATTATTGGCAGCTAGATCAAGAAGCACTTTTAGAAACTCAAAATAAACTTAAACAACATTTAGATATAACTGATATAAACTCAACCAATTCTGTGCAATTTAACAATTAAATTGTTTTAAAACATATAAACACCTCAAAGTTATTCTTTGAGGTGTTTATATGTAATGGAAGCAAGCCTACAATTTATAAAGTGGACCCCATTGTCAAGACACAAATTTTAAATATTTAAGGTGGGGGAGCTATGGAGCTCCTTTAAGGGAAGGGGTATTAACATTTTTTTCATTATTATTCTCATTCATAGGAACTTGGTGGTCAAGGAGGGGCTTCACAACAAAGTTCCTATGGATGAGAGGGGGTATTCTTTTATGAATAATAAACAAACTCAGGTGTCTGGTAATTTAGCGATTGATGTAGTCGCTTTTGGTTATAGAATGCAAAATAGTTTCGAATTTCTTGTCTAGCCTCTCTGGGGCTGTTGTATTCTTTGAGATAAATTTCTTCGTATTTGATGGTACGCCAAAGTCGTTCCGTAATGATGTTGTCTAGAGCACGTCCTTTGCCGTCCATACTAATGTTAACTTCATTCTGTTTTAATAGATTAATATATTTAGGGCTAGTAAAATGACTGCCCTGGTCACTATTTAAAATGACTGGTTTCCCTTGGGAAAGCGCACGTTGGACGGCTTCTATAACGAAATCCATTTCCAATGTTTGATCCAGCTCCCAACTGATCACATAGCGAGAACACCAATCAATAAGGGCAACCAAATAAAGCCAGCTCCGTTTAAGACGCACGTAGGTAATATCTATTCCCCATACGTGGTTGGGATATTGGATGGTTAACCCTCTTAATAGATAAGGATAAATTCTGTGCTGCTGATTCCGTTTACTAAGATTTGGGCCGGGGGATATCCCTGCAATACCCATTTCTCTCATGTGCCGTTGTACAGCCTTTCTGTTAACAATGCGTCCTTCTTGTTTAAGGGTTTCTGAGATGCGTCTGGAACCATAAAAAGGACATTCTGTGTATATCTCATCGATTCTATTTTTGATACGGAGTTCCTCTGGAGAAGGCTCTACAGGCCTATAATATAGACTTGAGCGATTAAGATTCAACAGCTCTGCCTGAGTCTTTATGGAAAGCTCTGAACCATTCCAATCCAGCATGTCTAGACGCTCTGTTCTAGTCTTTGATTCCAGATTTTTTTTTAAGCCACGACAATTGCGTGGTAAGTCGCCCTACTTCTGCGTAGAGATTTTCTATTTGATCTTCGTACTCCTCCTTCATTTGGTCGATTTTCTTATTCTCTCTCTCAAATAGTTGTGGCATGTGTTCAAGTGCAGCTTTCCGCCATTGACGTAACTGATTTACATGTATGCCATGTTCTGAGGAAATCTCAGCAAGACTTCTTTCTTCTTTAAGCATTTCTAGCACGATCTTTGATTTGAATTGTGATGTATAACTTTTTCTTTTACCCATAAATCTACTTTAACATCTCCTTATTTCGTGTCTAGATTTATGGGTCCATTATATTATGTTTAATCGCTTTTAAAAGATTAGTTAGAGGTTTATACTTAACGCTAATTAACTCTAAGTATTCAATAAGTATTTGTAAAGCAAGAATGGAAATAATAAAAATTGAGATCGTTCCCCATACCGTTGTCATAGAGAAAAAAATAGCTGCCATACTAAACATAATACTGAGCATATAGATAAATAAAACAGTGTGTTTATGAGAAAAACCCATTTTTAATAACTTATGATGCAGATGAGAACTATCAGGGCTTGAGAGCGGCTGATCATTGACATATCTCCTAATAATAGCAATTAGTGTATCCGAAATTGGAACAGCCAGAATAAATATAGGAATAATGAAAGAGATAAAAGTTACATTTTTAAACCCTAAAAGCGCTAAAACAGAAATCATATAGCCTAAAAAAAGAGCACCTGTATCACCCATAAAAATCTTTGCAGGGAAAAAATTATATTTTAAAAATCCTAGTGTGCTAAAAAAAAGCAACAAGGCCATGATTGTAACGTACACATCTCCCATAATACTAGCCATTCCTGCCATTGTTAATAATGCTATTGCTGAGACACCAGCCGCTAAACCATCTAAACCATCAATAAGATTGATTGCATTCGTGACTCCGACAATCCAAAAGACAGTAATTATAGAACCCATCACACCAAATTCAATTTGTCCTCCAAATGGAAAGTTAACATATTCCACCATTAGCCCACCCTTAAAAACAACAAGGAAAGCTACAGCAATTTGAACTAAAAATTTTATTTTGGGAGAAAGAGTAATAAGATCATCTATAACTCCAAGTGTAACAATAATAGTTGCTCCTGTAATAATGATAGCATGGTAATGAGCATCTGGTTGTAAGATAACTAAACCTAATAAGAAACTAATATATATAGCTAAGCCACCTAATGTAGGAATAGGGTCTTTATGAACTTTTCGTTTATTCGGTTTATCAGTAAGTTTAAACACCTTCGTAAGTCTAATTATAATTGGTGTTATTACTAAAGAAAATAGCAGAGTTAGTAAGGTTAACAGAGCTATTTTAAGCATGTTGTTCACCTCTTTTTTTGACGTACATTACATTTATTTACCACAAAACTATACTGGCATCACTATTATGATTGCGCTTTCAATGAACATTCTATTCTTCTTTTGGCATCTTACACTTCTTTAAATTTATTGTATAATGCGAAGTATTTATACTTTGTAAAAGGGGCGATAATGCCTAAGTTAATTTTGAATGTCACCTCAAAATACATTATAAATGTTTTCACCAAAAACCTCCAACAAAAATCAGCTTAATCATATCACCTTTCTCCAATTAGTGATAATTTCCGTTAAATAAGAACAAATAATGCATCTTTCATTACAGCAATAATTTCCATTCTATCCATTGAAGTAACCAACCAGCATACTAAGTTATTTACAATATTTACAATACAAAATTAATTTCTCTATTTTATGCTAGTAATAACAACACAATTGTGAAAGCTCTCTCTTCCATCCTATACATAAGTGTTAAGCATAATATACCCACGCCTTACTTTATTTACATGATACGCCGTGGATAGTCAGTCTATTGGCAATATTTTTCTTTATTATGTATAATAGGGAAAGCTTAGATAGATATAACATACACTTTAAGTAACCATATAGAGTTAGAAAAGAAATTTAAGAAAGGAGTTATTAACTAATGACATTCAATTTTGCGCATAGAGGTTCATTAAAAGAAGCACCTGAAAATACATTACCCGCTTTCCACAAAGCAATCTCACACGGTGCAAAAGCGATTGAATTAGATGTTCAACTAACCAAAGATAAACATCTTGTCGTTTGCCACGACCACAAGTTAACCCGATTAAATCCAGTAGCAGATATGCGAATCACTGATCTGACCTTGCATGAGTTAAAACAAATTGATATTGGGTCAACTTTTAGTCAAAGTTATGTTGGAGTAACCGTTCCAACTTTATCGGAGGTTTTAGATTACATTCCAAGAAATATTTTCTTAAATATTGAAATAAAAAATATCCCAGTTATTTATAATGGGATTGAAGAATTACTCATTCAATGCTTATTTGACTACAACCGACTTGAAAATGTCTTAGTTTCATCCTTTGATCATCTAGCTTTAAAAACGGTTCAAGAAATAGCACCAACCTTGCCTTTAGGGATGCTTTTCTATTATCGATTCATTAACCCTTGGGATTATGTCGAAAAAAGCGGCTTAAACATCAGTAGTATTCATCCAAATCACGTCTATATAGAAAAACATTTTATTGAACAATGTCATAACAAAGGATATCAAGTATACCCATTTACTGTTAATAACAAAAAACGGTTTAATGAACTAGTTACGTACGGTGTAGATGGGGTATTTTCTAATAATCCAGACATTTATACACGCGAATAAATCGTAATCCCCCATTCAAACGGTAACCGTAAAACAGCCCACACCTATTATGTAGATGTGGGGCTGTCTTACGCTTACTTTTAACTTATCACGCTTTCGGTTACAAAATACAAACAGGCAAGGAGAAAAAGGGTCTAAATCGAAGCATTCTATCACAATGGCAGCAAGTCCATCAATCGATTTACGCATATCTGTGCTACCGCAAGCTAAATACACTTTTTCAAATGTCATATTCATGAACGTGATTACTTCCCTAAAACATGAATAATATCTGAGAGTAAGTTCATATCCGTTCCTGATCGCACTTCAATGGAGATAGAACCAACGTGAATAAAGATCGGTTCTTTCTCGTGAGGTGGTACAAGTGGAGAATCACCCATTTGAACGGTTAGCCATTGTGTTTCCCTGGATGCGCTTTTCTTGATGGAAGTTTTTCCGTGCTCACGAAATTGTTGCACCCAATAATACATCTGATGCGTTTTAATTTCTTTCTCCCGGCGCCATTCAGATATACTTTGTCCGCTTTCTTTCCAGGCATCATAACGCGCTTTCCATTCTATTCGCTTGTCTTTTAGGGTCATCGCATAACCTCCTAATTTATTTTCTAAGAAGATTATCACATAGATGCCCTGTGATTGTTATGTGTATTTTATTTTACGCTTACTATTTTACTTTTACGCTTACGAACAAAGCTATCACCCCAACGCAAAAGCGAGCTTATCACGCCCGCTTCTCCACGTATAGCCTGTAATTTTATTGTGTGCAACCCATTTACACAAAATAGTTTATATTCCCTAATAGGAACCATTTTATGTTCTGTTTAGTCTACTTCACCTTAATTCTTTTGCCTAGTCAAGTGTAACCTATCCATTTCTTATTTATAGATAGGGATATCAAAGTTTAATGTGTACTGATTTAGCAAGCCGTATATACTGTACATTCTATAAGTCTGTTTATAGGCCCAACCTATATCAGTAGCATATTGATGTGAAGCATAACCGTTTTTTTCCGCAAAAATAGGGTTCCAGCGCATTTTATATAATGTATCTTGCCCAATATCAATATATTCTTTACCTACAAATTGGGCACCTCCCTTTATAGCAAGTTCTGGTGTAAACCAACCAGCTTCATAAGCATATCTTTTCCCACACTCTACTGGACAACTATCTTTTGCACCAATACCATACATATTGTACACCGTTTTACCATTATGGGTGACACCTCTTGCTAACTCTGAAGTACCATTACCTGTTTCTAATAAAGCGTGGGCTATTAAATACACCTCATTTATACCATATAATTTTGCACCATCTAAAAAAAATTGAGCTTTATTCTCCAAGACCCCTTTACCTTTTAGTACTTTATCATTTACTTCAGATTCATTAAGATTAGCACTTCGAGATAAACTTAAAAATTGATATTTGTGTCTTGGATCTTTGATAAAATTACTAGGATTAAGGTAATATCTAACATCGTTCTTGTCAGCAGTAACCCAACCAGTAGTATCTTTTACATAATACCACGTAAATCCATCGGCTCCTTTTGAACTTGAGTAAAGCTTATAAGAAGTACCATCTTTCACCTTGCCCCCAATCTGATATATTGTACCAGGGCCCCTTCTTAAATTCCAATTTCCTTCCACTACTCCTTTTCCGTTACTAATACTTGAGAAAGCATCCTCTCTTATCCATAACTTATAGCTTTTATCTGTTTTAGGGTTGACATTCATTTGTATATCAAGCATTTTATCCAAAGTTAAATTGTATTTCGAATAATAATTATTAAAAGGTGCTACATTATATGCTTGAATCCAAACTTTTTTACCGTCCAAATAACCTCTGTACCATATTGCGTCTCCTACTTTTTCCGTTAAGTTCACTTGAAACTCTTTGTTGCGATATGGCGTTAAATCATTGTATATTACGTCTTTTCCTGCTCCCCACGCATCAGTGTAAGCCCAACCAGAACCTTTTAAATAAAATGTTTTTTTCTCGTGATCTACCGCTTTATGACTTTGCGACCACATATCTTTTGCATTTACCCAACCTATAGCACCTTTGGTTGCACTCGCCACTGTACTTATTAAATAATAATCTTCTCCGTTTATCTGAGCTTTCTTTTTTATATAGAATATTTTATCTGTATACTTTGATCCTGCTTTAATACTGGATCCTTCGTTTCCTATTGTTTTATATATTTTCGCTTCTGAACTTTGAATTCGTCCTAGCTTACTTATGGCACTTTTCACTGGGCTAATTACATTATATGCTTGAATCCAAACTTTTTTACCGTCCAAATAACCTCTGTACCATATTGCGTCTCCTACTTTTTCCGTTAAGTTCACTTGAAACTCTTTGTTGCGATATGGCGTTAAATCATTGTATATTACGTCTTTTCCTGCTCCCCACGCATCAGTGTAAGCCCAACCAGAACCTTTTAAATAAAATGTTTTTTTCTCGTGATCTACCGCTTTATGACTTTGCGACCACATATCTTTTGCATTTACCCAACCTATAACACCTTTGGTTGCACTTGCCACTGTACTTATTAAATAATAATCTTCTCCGTTTATCTGAGCTTTCTTTTTTATATAGAATATTTTATCTGTATACTTTGATCCTGCTTTAATACTGGATCCTTCATTTCCTATTGTTTTATATATTTTCGCTTCTGAACTTTGAATTCGTCCTAGCTTACTTGCTTCTATTTTAGTATATTTTAATTGATGTTGGTTATTAATATAATTTTGTTTAATATCATTCTCAATTTCTTCTTTGTTTACCTCTTCTTGACTTTCAACCTCTTTCTCCATTTCCTCTTCGTCTACTTCTTCTTGACTTTCAACCTCT
It encodes:
- a CDS encoding glycosyltransferase family 4 protein → MLKIALLTLLTLLFSLVITPIIIRLTKVFKLTDKPNKRKVHKDPIPTLGGLAIYISFLLGLVILQPDAHYHAIIITGATIIVTLGVIDDLITLSPKIKFLVQIAVAFLVVFKGGLMVEYVNFPFGGQIEFGVMGSIITVFWIVGVTNAINLIDGLDGLAAGVSAIALLTMAGMASIMGDVYVTIMALLLFFSTLGFLKYNFFPAKIFMGDTGALFLGYMISVLALLGFKNVTFISFIIPIFILAVPISDTLIAIIRRYVNDQPLSSPDSSHLHHKLLKMGFSHKHTVLFIYMLSIMFSMAAIFFSMTTVWGTISIFIISILALQILIEYLELISVKYKPLTNLLKAIKHNIMDP
- a CDS encoding glycerophosphodiester phosphodiesterase, whose translation is MTFNFAHRGSLKEAPENTLPAFHKAISHGAKAIELDVQLTKDKHLVVCHDHKLTRLNPVADMRITDLTLHELKQIDIGSTFSQSYVGVTVPTLSEVLDYIPRNIFLNIEIKNIPVIYNGIEELLIQCLFDYNRLENVLVSSFDHLALKTVQEIAPTLPLGMLFYYRFINPWDYVEKSGLNISSIHPNHVYIEKHFIEQCHNKGYQVYPFTVNNKKRFNELVTYGVDGVFSNNPDIYTRE
- the tnpB gene encoding IS66 family insertion sequence element accessory protein TnpB (TnpB, as the term is used for proteins encoded by IS66 family insertion elements, is considered an accessory protein, since TnpC, encoded by a neighboring gene, is a DDE family transposase.) → MNMTFEKVYLACGSTDMRKSIDGLAAIVIECFDLDPFSPCLFVFCNRKRDKLKVSVRQPHIYIIGVGCFTVTV
- the tnpA gene encoding IS66 family insertion sequence element accessory protein TnpA yields the protein MTLKDKRIEWKARYDAWKESGQSISEWRREKEIKTHQMYYWVQQFREHGKTSIKKSASRETQWLTVQMGDSPLVPPHEKEPIFIHVGSISIEVRSGTDMNLLSDIIHVLGK
- a CDS encoding N-acetylglucosaminidase — its product is MRKFFIFILVLVIINFGFPYQNFADEQVNLNPKKESKEEMGKEIKSQEEVDEKEMEKEVKSQEEVDEEEMGKEIKSQEEVDEEEMEKEVKSQEEVDEEEMEKEVESQEEVDEEEMEKEVESQEEVNKEEIENDIKQNYINNQHQLKYTKIEASKLGRIQSSEAKIYKTIGNEGSSIKAGSKYTDKIFYIKKKAQINGEDYYLISTVASATKGVIGWVNAKDMWSQSHKAVDHEKKTFYLKGSGWAYTDAWGAGKDVIYNDLTPYRNKEFQVNLTEKVGDAIWYRGYLDGKKVWIQAYNVISPVKSAISKLGRIQSSEAKIYKTIGNEGSSIKAGSKYTDKIFYIKKKAQINGEDYYLISTVASATKGAIGWVNAKDMWSQSHKAVDHEKKTFYLKGSGWAYTDAWGAGKDVIYNDLTPYRNKEFQVNLTEKVGDAIWYRGYLDGKKVWIQAYNVAPFNNYYSKYNLTLDKMLDIQMNVNPKTDKSYKLWIREDAFSSISNGKGVVEGNWNLRRGPGTIYQIGGKVKDGTSYKLYSSSKGADGFTWYYVKDTTGWVTADKNDVRYYLNPSNFIKDPRHKYQFLSLSRSANLNESEVNDKVLKGKGVLENKAQFFLDGAKLYGINEVYLIAHALLETGNGTSELARGVTHNGKTVYNMYGIGAKDSCPVECGKRYAYEAGWFTPELAIKGGAQFVGKEYIDIGQDTLYKMRWNPIFAEKNGYASHQYATDIGWAYKQTYRMYSIYGLLNQYTLNFDIPIYK